A window from Bdellovibrionales bacterium encodes these proteins:
- the carB gene encoding carbamoyl-phosphate synthase large subunit: MPRRADIKRVLIIGSGPIVIGQACEFDYSGTQACKALMKEGLEVILVNSNPATIMTDPEVATRVYVEPLKVDFLEKIIAKEKPDAVIPTLGGQTALNLALALHKQGILEKYKVELLGATPTVIEAAEDREIFRGILDKVGAKYPKSHMVRTYEQGQQVADELGYPLILRPNYTLGGGGGGIAYTPEAYQKMLVGALHESPTSEVLVEESILGWKEYELEVMRDAAGSFVVVCTIENLDPCGVHTGDSITVAPQQTLSDQEYQSMRDEAYKIINEVGLATGGANIQFATHPTTGERVVIEMNPRVSRSSALASKATGFPIAKIAAMLAIGYRLDEIRNDITKTTPSCYEPALDYVVTKIPRFAFEKFPGSKDTLNTQMKSVGEVMGIGRTLQESLMKALCSMEKTPQGVPDVTLSIDKLSYPNSQRIYHLFQSFREGKTVAEVQDLTQINPWFLEQIEALVLFEKKFKTEFSPANKDLLLEAKRKGFSDARLAALVGKTEQDLRDLRDKHDLHPRFQQVDTCAGEFESSTPYFYSSYWFNKSVPLKGKNPVVLIGSGPNRIGQGIEFDYSCVRGVKAFQKAGYPVIMVNSNPETVSTDYDTSDVLFFEPLTAESLIEIMRYAKPMGFVTQLGGQTPINLAPELQKAGFTVLGSNLETIELAEDRGLFSKICRELDLKIPNSAMAANLDEALAKETLVGYPMILRPSYVLGGRRMEVVENREELQSYFERHRDFISAERPCLIDQFLVGALEVDVDLVRGLDWTLIGGIVEHIEAAGVHSGDSMGVLPPQRLKESTCERIELLSIQLAERLKVIGHLNLQLAIKNDLIYVLEANPRSSRSVPFIAKATGIPLIDLGVAAVCGVTKSQLKLENLQWRDTSTVSVKGVVFPFKKFPEADSILGPEMKSTGESMGRGNDYAEALMKAFISSNVSLPQKGEVFFSLRDKDKESLLGLARILVKMGYTISATSGTAAYFNQKGVQCLALRKVDEGRPHCVDRIRSGHVSLVINTTAGRRAIEASFDIRRACTDYSIPCLTESDAAEAFVLALRKARTGQSDVQPLRATEVFI, encoded by the coding sequence TTGCCTCGCAGAGCTGATATTAAAAGAGTCTTGATTATCGGTAGCGGCCCCATTGTTATCGGCCAAGCCTGTGAATTTGACTATTCCGGAACCCAAGCCTGTAAGGCGCTCATGAAAGAAGGACTCGAAGTCATCCTGGTGAACTCGAACCCTGCGACGATCATGACAGACCCCGAAGTGGCAACACGTGTTTATGTTGAACCACTTAAAGTCGATTTCCTCGAAAAAATTATCGCTAAAGAAAAGCCGGATGCGGTGATCCCGACTCTTGGTGGTCAAACTGCCTTGAATCTTGCGCTTGCGTTGCACAAGCAGGGAATTCTTGAAAAGTACAAAGTAGAACTTTTGGGTGCGACTCCGACGGTGATTGAAGCTGCCGAAGACCGCGAAATTTTCCGCGGCATCCTCGACAAAGTCGGTGCGAAGTATCCAAAGAGCCACATGGTTCGCACTTACGAGCAAGGTCAGCAGGTAGCTGATGAGCTCGGTTACCCTCTCATTTTGCGTCCGAACTACACATTGGGTGGGGGCGGCGGCGGTATCGCTTACACGCCTGAAGCTTACCAAAAAATGTTGGTAGGCGCTCTCCATGAAAGTCCCACATCGGAAGTTCTTGTTGAAGAAAGCATTCTCGGTTGGAAAGAGTATGAACTTGAAGTCATGCGCGATGCTGCGGGCTCTTTCGTTGTTGTTTGTACGATTGAAAATCTGGATCCATGTGGAGTTCACACGGGTGACAGCATCACCGTAGCACCTCAGCAGACGTTGAGCGATCAAGAATATCAATCCATGCGTGATGAAGCTTACAAAATCATCAATGAAGTCGGTCTGGCGACAGGTGGCGCGAATATTCAATTCGCGACTCATCCGACGACGGGTGAACGCGTGGTGATTGAAATGAATCCGCGCGTGAGTCGCTCTTCTGCGCTTGCGAGTAAAGCAACGGGCTTTCCGATTGCCAAGATTGCAGCGATGTTGGCAATTGGCTACCGCTTAGATGAGATCCGCAACGATATCACAAAGACGACGCCTTCTTGCTATGAGCCGGCGTTGGATTACGTTGTTACTAAGATTCCTCGCTTTGCTTTCGAGAAGTTCCCTGGCTCAAAAGATACTTTGAATACACAAATGAAGAGCGTCGGCGAAGTCATGGGGATCGGCCGCACTTTACAAGAGTCTTTGATGAAGGCTCTTTGCTCGATGGAGAAAACTCCGCAGGGCGTCCCTGATGTGACTCTTTCTATCGATAAACTTTCTTATCCGAACAGTCAGCGTATTTATCATCTCTTCCAGAGCTTCCGTGAAGGTAAGACGGTCGCTGAAGTGCAGGATTTGACTCAGATCAACCCTTGGTTCCTCGAACAAATCGAAGCGTTGGTGTTGTTTGAAAAGAAATTTAAAACCGAATTCAGTCCTGCAAATAAAGACCTCTTGCTTGAAGCAAAACGCAAAGGTTTTAGTGACGCGCGTTTAGCGGCTCTTGTTGGCAAAACAGAGCAAGATCTTCGCGATCTGCGTGATAAGCACGATCTTCATCCTCGCTTCCAGCAGGTGGATACTTGCGCAGGCGAGTTTGAATCTTCAACACCTTATTTTTACTCTTCCTACTGGTTCAATAAGAGCGTGCCTTTGAAAGGCAAAAATCCGGTTGTACTTATCGGTAGCGGGCCAAATCGCATCGGGCAGGGGATTGAGTTCGATTACTCTTGTGTTCGTGGGGTGAAGGCATTCCAAAAAGCCGGCTATCCGGTCATCATGGTGAATTCGAATCCTGAGACTGTGTCGACAGACTACGATACTTCGGACGTTTTGTTCTTCGAACCTCTCACTGCGGAGAGCTTGATCGAGATTATGCGCTACGCGAAGCCCATGGGCTTTGTCACTCAGTTGGGTGGTCAAACTCCAATCAACTTGGCGCCGGAGCTGCAAAAGGCCGGTTTCACAGTCTTGGGTTCAAACCTCGAGACCATTGAGTTGGCTGAAGACCGCGGTCTTTTCAGCAAAATCTGCCGCGAACTTGATTTGAAAATTCCAAATTCGGCAATGGCAGCAAACCTCGACGAGGCCCTGGCAAAAGAAACTCTTGTCGGCTATCCGATGATTCTTCGCCCAAGCTATGTTCTTGGTGGTCGTCGCATGGAAGTAGTTGAGAATCGTGAAGAGCTGCAAAGCTACTTTGAACGTCATCGTGACTTTATCTCCGCTGAGCGTCCTTGCCTGATTGATCAGTTCTTGGTTGGAGCTCTTGAAGTGGACGTGGACTTGGTTCGTGGCCTGGATTGGACTCTGATCGGCGGCATCGTTGAACATATCGAAGCGGCCGGCGTACACTCTGGCGATAGTATGGGGGTTTTGCCTCCACAGCGTTTGAAAGAGTCTACGTGTGAGCGCATTGAGCTCTTAAGTATTCAGCTCGCTGAACGCTTGAAAGTCATCGGCCATCTGAATCTGCAGTTGGCGATTAAAAACGATTTGATCTACGTTCTAGAAGCCAATCCGCGTAGTTCCCGTTCGGTTCCGTTTATTGCAAAAGCGACGGGCATTCCGTTGATTGACTTGGGTGTTGCTGCCGTCTGTGGAGTGACCAAATCACAGTTGAAACTTGAGAATCTCCAATGGCGAGACACTTCGACGGTTTCTGTGAAGGGTGTTGTCTTCCCATTCAAGAAATTCCCAGAGGCCGATTCTATTCTTGGTCCAGAAATGAAATCGACGGGCGAGAGCATGGGGCGTGGTAATGACTATGCCGAAGCTCTTATGAAAGCCTTTATTTCGAGCAATGTTTCTCTTCCGCAAAAAGGCGAAGTCTTCTTCTCCTTGCGTGATAAAGATAAAGAGAGCTTGCTTGGCTTGGCCCGTATTTTGGTGAAGATGGGCTACACGATTTCAGCAACGTCAGGGACAGCCGCCTACTTTAATCAGAAAGGCGTTCAATGTCTGGCGCTTCGTAAAGTCGATGAAGGCCGTCCTCACTGTGTGGATAGAATTCGCTCAGGTCATGTCAGTTTGGTTATCAATACGACAGCCGGCCGTCGTGCGATCGAAGCAAGTTTCGATATCCGTCGGGCATGTACGGACTATAGCATTCCGTGCTTGACCGAAAGTGATGCCGCTGAAGCCTTTGTTCTAGCCCTTAGAAAAGCAAGAACAGGTCAAAGCGATGTCCAGCCTTTGAGGGCTACAGAAGTCTTTATTTGA
- a CDS encoding aspartate carbamoyltransferase catalytic subunit — protein MSYSSSALIEISNLDFPKIESIFLSALEFSKHPGSQNFAAKTAALLFFEPSTRTRFSFEAAAGRLGVHPLLLDGAAGTSLEKGESIEDTVLNIAAMEPAAVIIRCGDDVDLYDLQKKIKMPILNAGWGKKAHPTQALLDAMTLKANGRDFTKEKLLVIGDVKHSRVIGSHFQLAKILGYEIAVCGPKEFLPEGYQGKYFSRLDEGLSWATSIMALRVQHERHVEKFSVASYREQFGLNLQKLKSWKSDGLVMHPGPVNYGVELDLDVNQDPRCKILEQVKWGTYVRQALLANVLSQKVVS, from the coding sequence ATGTCTTATTCTTCCTCGGCACTGATTGAAATTTCAAATCTAGATTTTCCAAAAATTGAGTCTATTTTTCTCTCGGCCTTGGAGTTTTCCAAGCACCCGGGCTCTCAAAATTTCGCCGCGAAAACCGCGGCGTTGTTATTTTTTGAGCCCAGCACTCGCACGCGTTTCAGCTTCGAAGCCGCGGCAGGACGCTTAGGAGTCCATCCGCTGTTGTTAGACGGTGCTGCGGGCACAAGTTTGGAAAAAGGTGAAAGTATTGAGGACACGGTTCTCAATATCGCGGCGATGGAGCCCGCTGCAGTTATTATTCGCTGCGGGGACGATGTCGATCTCTATGATCTGCAAAAGAAGATCAAAATGCCGATTTTGAATGCAGGTTGGGGCAAGAAGGCTCATCCAACTCAAGCTTTGCTAGATGCGATGACCTTGAAAGCTAACGGCCGCGATTTTACAAAAGAAAAGCTGCTCGTGATTGGTGATGTGAAGCATAGCCGTGTGATCGGCTCTCACTTTCAGCTTGCGAAGATTCTCGGTTATGAAATCGCTGTTTGTGGGCCAAAAGAGTTTTTGCCTGAAGGCTATCAAGGTAAGTATTTCTCTCGCTTAGACGAAGGCCTTTCGTGGGCTACGTCTATCATGGCCTTGAGAGTGCAACACGAACGTCACGTCGAGAAGTTCTCTGTGGCAAGTTATCGCGAACAGTTTGGTTTGAATTTGCAAAAGCTAAAATCCTGGAAGTCCGATGGCTTGGTCATGCATCCAGGCCCGGTCAACTACGGAGTAGAATTAGATCTCGATGTGAATCAGGATCCGCGCTGTAAGATTCTCGAGCAGGTAAAATGGGGCACTTATGTGCGCCAGGCTTTGCTTGCAAATGTTTTGTCCCAAAAGGTGGTGTCATGA
- a CDS encoding methionine adenosyltransferase — protein MKNYLFTSESVSEGHPDKMADQISDGILDAILAQDPKGRVACETLLTTGLVVVAGEISTGAKVNFAEVARNVVKRIGYDDTDKGFDYKTCGVMVAVGQQSPDIAVGVKETLSDDQGAGDQGLMFGYAVNETPELMPLSIAMSHTLVRELAALRKANKVNWLRPDAKSQVTVQYENGLAKRIDTIVISTQHAEDVNNATIKEFVVNELIKKHIPSKWIDNNTKFHVNPTGRFVTGGPMGDAGLTGRKIIVDTYGGHGAHGGGAFSGKDPSKVDRSAAYAARHIAKNIVGAGLADRCLIQVAYAIGVAEPVSITVNDYGTSKVGAEVLEKAVRKVWDLRPARITKEFDLLRPIYSATSAYGHFGRNEEGFTWEKLNKVDQLKEAVKGLA, from the coding sequence TTGAAAAACTATCTTTTTACAAGCGAATCTGTTTCTGAAGGCCACCCAGATAAAATGGCGGATCAAATCAGTGATGGCATCTTAGATGCTATCCTGGCTCAAGACCCAAAAGGGCGCGTTGCTTGTGAAACTTTGCTGACGACCGGCTTAGTTGTTGTTGCTGGTGAAATCTCGACGGGCGCGAAAGTGAATTTCGCAGAAGTGGCTCGTAACGTTGTTAAGCGCATCGGTTACGATGACACTGACAAAGGCTTCGACTACAAAACTTGCGGCGTGATGGTTGCAGTTGGCCAACAGAGCCCAGACATCGCTGTCGGCGTGAAAGAAACTTTGAGCGATGATCAAGGCGCGGGCGACCAAGGCTTGATGTTCGGTTACGCTGTGAATGAAACTCCTGAGTTGATGCCACTTTCAATCGCGATGTCACACACTCTCGTGCGTGAGTTGGCAGCTTTGAGAAAAGCAAACAAAGTGAACTGGCTTCGCCCAGACGCTAAGTCACAGGTCACGGTTCAGTATGAAAACGGTCTTGCAAAGCGTATCGACACCATCGTTATTTCTACTCAGCACGCTGAAGACGTGAACAATGCAACGATCAAAGAATTCGTTGTGAACGAACTTATCAAAAAGCATATTCCTTCAAAATGGATCGACAACAACACTAAGTTCCACGTGAACCCAACCGGCCGTTTCGTAACGGGTGGTCCTATGGGTGACGCCGGTTTGACGGGCCGTAAAATCATCGTTGATACCTATGGTGGTCACGGTGCTCACGGTGGTGGCGCATTCTCTGGTAAAGATCCTTCAAAAGTGGACCGTTCTGCAGCCTATGCAGCTCGCCACATCGCTAAGAATATCGTCGGTGCGGGCCTTGCGGACCGTTGCTTGATCCAAGTTGCTTACGCAATCGGCGTGGCTGAACCAGTGAGCATCACTGTGAATGACTACGGCACAAGCAAAGTCGGTGCAGAAGTTTTGGAAAAAGCGGTTCGTAAAGTGTGGGACTTGCGTCCTGCAAGAATCACGAAAGAATTCGATCTTCTTCGCCCCATCTACAGCGCGACTTCGGCGTACGGTCACTTCGGCCGTAACGAAGAAGGCTTCACTTGGGAAAAACTGAACAAGGTTGATCAACTCAAAGAAGCTGTCAAAGGTTTGGCTTAA
- the lepA gene encoding elongation factor 4, with translation MDPKFIRNFSIIAHIDHGKSTLADGLLQATGALSDREKKDQFLDNMELERERGITIKAQTVCLKFKSKDGNTYQINLIDTPGHVDFSYEVSRSLAACEGAILVVDAAQGVEAQTLANVYLAIENDLEIIPVLNKIDLPSADPEGVKKQIEDTVGLDCTDIIHASAKEKIGITDILESIVQKVPPPDADRSKTPRALIFDSWFDAYQGVVVLVRMVDGVIKKGDRIKFMATDRDYEVLRMGKYTPFPDMLDVLEAGEVGFIICGIKDIRDVKVGDTVTAAKHGALEPLPGFQKIKPMVFAGIFPVVASEYESLRDALDKLCLNDSSLTFEVEKSMALGFGYRCGFLGLLHMEIVQERLEREFNLDLITTAPTVVYRITKTDGTTMMLENPSQMPAETAIAKFEEPFVKVTVHTPTEYIGGILKLCEDKRGIQQKMDYVNETKVIIEYKLPMNEMVMDFYDRLKSISKGYASLEYEFMDFEEADLVKMDILINGEPIDALSLIIHRSKAVTRGRALAEKMKELIPRQQYQVAIQAAIGAKIVARETLGALRKDVTAKCYGGDISRKRKLLEKQKEGKKRMKQIGTVDVPQEAFLAILKVED, from the coding sequence ATGGATCCCAAGTTTATTCGAAATTTCTCTATCATCGCCCACATCGACCACGGGAAGTCCACTCTAGCAGATGGGCTTCTTCAAGCGACGGGAGCGCTTTCTGACCGTGAAAAGAAAGATCAGTTCCTGGATAACATGGAACTCGAACGCGAACGCGGGATCACCATTAAAGCTCAGACCGTTTGTCTGAAGTTTAAATCCAAAGACGGCAACACGTATCAGATCAACTTGATCGATACACCGGGGCACGTGGATTTCTCTTATGAAGTTTCGCGTTCCCTTGCCGCTTGTGAAGGCGCGATCCTTGTGGTCGATGCCGCTCAAGGTGTTGAGGCTCAAACTTTGGCGAACGTTTATCTTGCGATCGAAAATGATCTCGAGATCATTCCTGTATTAAATAAAATCGATCTTCCTTCTGCGGATCCAGAAGGAGTAAAGAAGCAAATCGAAGACACTGTTGGTTTGGACTGTACGGATATCATTCACGCATCGGCAAAAGAGAAAATCGGTATCACTGATATTCTCGAGTCGATCGTTCAAAAAGTTCCGCCACCAGACGCTGACCGCAGCAAAACGCCACGTGCGTTGATCTTTGACTCTTGGTTCGACGCTTACCAAGGCGTTGTCGTCCTGGTCCGCATGGTCGACGGCGTGATCAAAAAAGGCGACCGCATTAAGTTCATGGCCACAGACCGTGACTATGAAGTTTTGCGTATGGGTAAATACACTCCATTCCCCGATATGCTCGACGTGCTTGAGGCCGGTGAAGTGGGTTTTATCATCTGTGGTATCAAAGATATTCGCGACGTCAAAGTCGGCGATACTGTGACGGCGGCAAAGCATGGTGCTTTAGAGCCATTGCCTGGTTTCCAAAAAATCAAGCCCATGGTTTTCGCGGGGATCTTTCCTGTCGTAGCTTCGGAGTACGAAAGCTTGCGCGATGCTTTGGATAAGCTCTGCTTGAACGACTCGTCTTTGACATTCGAAGTAGAAAAATCCATGGCCTTGGGCTTCGGTTACCGCTGCGGTTTCTTGGGTCTTCTGCATATGGAGATCGTGCAAGAGCGTCTCGAACGTGAGTTTAATCTCGATCTCATCACGACGGCGCCAACGGTTGTGTACAGAATCACAAAAACCGACGGCACGACAATGATGCTCGAGAACCCATCGCAAATGCCGGCAGAAACAGCGATTGCCAAGTTCGAAGAGCCCTTCGTGAAGGTGACTGTCCATACTCCGACGGAGTATATCGGTGGCATCCTGAAATTGTGCGAAGACAAACGTGGCATTCAGCAAAAAATGGACTACGTGAATGAAACCAAGGTCATCATCGAATACAAACTTCCGATGAATGAGATGGTGATGGATTTCTATGACCGTTTGAAGTCCATCTCCAAGGGTTATGCTTCCTTGGAATATGAATTCATGGATTTCGAAGAGGCTGACCTTGTGAAGATGGATATTTTGATCAACGGCGAGCCGATTGACGCGCTTTCTTTGATCATCCATCGGTCTAAGGCAGTGACTCGCGGTCGTGCTTTGGCTGAGAAGATGAAAGAATTGATCCCACGACAACAATACCAAGTCGCTATTCAAGCAGCGATTGGTGCTAAGATCGTCGCGCGTGAGACCCTCGGGGCCCTCAGAAAAGACGTGACGGCGAAGTGTTATGGTGGTGATATTTCTCGTAAGCGTAAGCTTCTCGAGAAGCAAAAAGAAGGTAAGAAGCGCATGAAGCAGATCGGTACTGTCGATGTGCCTCAAGAAGCCTTTTTGGCCATTTTGAAGGTTGAGGACTAA
- the lepB gene encoding signal peptidase I, translating into MLSGQWKDYLVTILISVLLALFVRSFIMTAYKVPTGSMQPTLKAGDFIFSYRLAYGFRFPWASSALNEKTPERGDLVVFSYPNQPDTSYVKRVIGLPGDKIQITNGKLVINETPLDYEIENPPRPEDNPNPEAFDIYVERDLGTFRRVIFQRNREEQNFGPLVVPPGEIFLLGDNRDASDDSRYWGTVPTGQIYGKVLFVWLSLDWQKRWGGDRYPSVRWQRVFSGVH; encoded by the coding sequence ATGTTGAGCGGTCAATGGAAGGACTACCTCGTAACAATTCTGATTTCGGTATTGCTGGCACTTTTTGTCAGAAGCTTCATCATGACTGCTTACAAAGTACCGACGGGCTCTATGCAGCCCACCCTTAAAGCTGGCGATTTTATTTTTTCTTATCGTCTTGCCTACGGTTTCCGTTTTCCCTGGGCGAGCTCTGCTCTGAATGAAAAAACGCCGGAAAGAGGCGACTTGGTGGTGTTTTCATATCCTAATCAGCCGGATACGAGCTATGTGAAGCGCGTGATCGGTCTGCCAGGAGATAAAATCCAAATCACGAATGGCAAACTGGTGATTAACGAAACTCCGCTCGATTACGAAATCGAGAATCCGCCCCGTCCCGAAGACAACCCAAATCCAGAAGCGTTTGATATCTATGTTGAACGTGATCTTGGCACTTTTCGCCGAGTGATTTTCCAAAGAAATCGTGAAGAGCAGAATTTCGGCCCCCTGGTGGTTCCGCCTGGAGAAATCTTTCTTTTGGGCGATAATCGTGATGCGAGCGATGATTCCCGCTACTGGGGCACTGTGCCAACTGGTCAAATTTATGGCAAAGTCCTCTTTGTTTGGCTTTCTTTAGACTGGCAAAAACGTTGGGGCGGTGATCGGTATCCGAGCGTGCGTTGGCAACGCGTTTTTTCTGGCGTGCATTAG
- the carA gene encoding glutamine-hydrolyzing carbamoyl-phosphate synthase small subunit — protein MKKAFLVLETGEVYFGKWHGGEDRAGEVVFNTSHSGYEEIATDPSYFSQIVVMTAPMMGNYGVDNQVWESGRLWIEGFIALQLQESGRDKTWIQRLNENGIPAVSELDTRELVLRLRSGGTPWGALVQAENEADAKKKASALIAEKKKLDKDWVYLASRKTKETRRGDFLGGPKVAVLDFGSKENILRELQKYCSELTIYPSRATTQEVLSTNPDFVMLTNGPGDPADVQVAPQTIRDLIGKKPVFGICMGHQVLSLALGAKTYKLKFGHRGANHPIKDDLLEQIYVTSQNHGYAVDPKTLPVEARVTQINLNDGTVAGFYNPEKKYLGIQYHPEACPGPHEAKNLFKFFIEKVL, from the coding sequence ATGAAAAAAGCTTTTCTCGTTTTAGAAACTGGTGAAGTTTATTTTGGAAAATGGCACGGTGGTGAAGACCGCGCGGGAGAGGTTGTCTTTAATACTTCTCACTCTGGGTATGAGGAGATTGCCACAGATCCATCTTACTTCAGCCAGATTGTGGTGATGACCGCTCCGATGATGGGGAACTACGGTGTTGATAACCAAGTTTGGGAGTCAGGCCGGTTGTGGATCGAAGGCTTTATCGCTCTCCAGCTTCAAGAATCTGGCCGCGATAAAACTTGGATTCAACGTCTCAATGAAAATGGCATTCCAGCAGTTTCTGAGCTCGATACGCGCGAACTGGTTTTGCGCCTTCGTTCAGGAGGAACCCCTTGGGGCGCCCTTGTTCAGGCCGAGAATGAAGCAGATGCTAAGAAAAAGGCGTCCGCTCTGATTGCTGAAAAGAAAAAACTCGACAAAGACTGGGTTTATCTTGCGAGCCGCAAAACTAAAGAAACTCGCCGTGGCGATTTCTTGGGCGGACCCAAAGTGGCTGTCTTAGATTTTGGCTCCAAAGAGAACATTTTGCGTGAGTTGCAGAAATACTGTTCGGAGCTCACGATTTATCCGAGCCGTGCTACGACACAGGAAGTTCTCTCTACAAATCCTGATTTTGTGATGCTGACAAACGGCCCTGGGGATCCTGCGGACGTGCAGGTGGCGCCACAGACCATTCGAGATTTGATTGGCAAAAAGCCGGTTTTCGGGATTTGCATGGGTCATCAGGTTTTGTCGCTCGCTTTGGGGGCTAAAACCTATAAATTGAAGTTCGGTCACCGTGGGGCCAACCATCCGATTAAGGATGACCTCCTGGAGCAGATCTACGTAACGAGCCAAAACCACGGTTATGCCGTGGATCCGAAAACTTTGCCGGTTGAGGCCCGCGTCACCCAGATAAATTTGAATGATGGAACGGTGGCGGGGTTCTATAATCCTGAGAAGAAATATCTTGGAATTCAGTACCATCCTGAAGCATGTCCTGGGCCTCACGAGGCCAAGAACTTGTTTAAGTTTTTTATAGAGAAAGTTTTATGA
- the lepB gene encoding signal peptidase I: MDQAKKSLKGTWPQAIGTFLLPLLVVFGIRWIIIEPFVIPSGSMIPNLLVHDHIFVKKYSLGLKIPFSDYWLARWRTPKRGEVLVFRYPENPDVFYIKRLIGLPGDTVVVQGSGKITVNGEEWTLKEHAPLDDDGFRYYVESVGEQKHVVRFYGSPTASSESKEYKVPDHEYFFMGDNRDQSSDGRVWGFVPEKYLVGPASIIWLSCENTLTSVSYICDPRQIRWQRLFNSVQ, from the coding sequence ATGGATCAAGCAAAGAAAAGTCTTAAAGGAACTTGGCCTCAGGCCATAGGGACTTTTCTTTTACCTCTGCTTGTTGTGTTCGGGATTCGCTGGATTATTATTGAACCGTTTGTGATTCCCTCGGGAAGCATGATTCCCAACCTACTGGTTCACGATCATATCTTCGTTAAAAAATACTCTTTAGGCCTCAAGATTCCATTTTCTGACTACTGGCTGGCGCGCTGGCGAACGCCAAAACGTGGAGAGGTCCTTGTCTTCCGTTACCCAGAAAATCCGGATGTTTTCTATATCAAGCGTTTGATCGGCCTGCCTGGAGATACTGTCGTCGTGCAAGGGAGCGGGAAAATCACTGTGAATGGTGAAGAGTGGACGCTCAAAGAGCATGCGCCGCTTGATGACGACGGCTTTAGATATTACGTCGAGTCTGTCGGCGAACAAAAGCATGTTGTGCGCTTCTATGGATCACCAACAGCAAGTAGTGAAAGTAAAGAGTATAAAGTTCCAGACCATGAGTATTTCTTTATGGGCGACAATCGTGATCAGTCGAGTGACGGTCGCGTCTGGGGCTTTGTGCCTGAAAAATATCTCGTAGGTCCAGCTTCTATTATCTGGTTGAGCTGCGAAAACACCCTCACTTCCGTCTCATATATTTGCGACCCGAGACAAATTCGCTGGCAAAGGCTATTTAATTCAGTACAATAG
- the lepB gene encoding signal peptidase I: MSGENKNSWDFRTKHFWTDGWGSLFLAVFIALFIRWGFIEAYVIPSGSMLPSLLIHDHIFVNKLVYGIRVPFSENWLIKFGTPKRGEVIVFKYPKDMSTFFIKRVVGEPGDKIYYENGTLFINDKPQEKKVPVSQDDFNWLRDADFQRDGNLGDDKNNYVFFTEALGSKDHSILLRRGDVYESYGPVTVPDGQLFVMGDNRNNSADSRVWGFLPEQNILGRAMFIWLSCEETIPMVPVLCNPLTIRWGRFFHSVN, translated from the coding sequence ATGAGCGGCGAAAATAAAAACAGCTGGGATTTCCGTACGAAGCACTTTTGGACAGATGGATGGGGCTCGCTCTTTTTGGCCGTTTTCATCGCCTTGTTCATCCGTTGGGGCTTCATTGAAGCTTATGTGATTCCATCTGGCTCTATGCTGCCATCTTTGTTGATCCACGATCATATCTTCGTGAACAAGCTCGTTTACGGTATCCGTGTTCCTTTTAGCGAAAACTGGTTGATCAAGTTCGGGACGCCAAAACGCGGTGAAGTGATCGTTTTCAAATATCCTAAAGACATGAGCACGTTCTTCATTAAGCGCGTGGTCGGTGAGCCAGGTGATAAGATTTATTACGAAAACGGTACTTTGTTCATTAATGATAAACCTCAAGAGAAGAAAGTTCCGGTCAGCCAAGATGATTTCAACTGGCTTCGCGATGCGGATTTCCAGCGTGACGGCAACCTCGGTGACGACAAGAACAACTATGTTTTCTTCACTGAAGCTCTCGGTTCAAAAGACCACAGCATTCTTCTTCGCCGTGGCGATGTCTACGAAAGCTATGGCCCTGTGACCGTTCCTGATGGTCAGCTGTTTGTAATGGGAGATAATCGTAATAACTCTGCCGACAGCCGCGTCTGGGGCTTTTTGCCAGAGCAAAACATCCTCGGACGTGCGATGTTTATTTGGCTCAGCTGTGAAGAGACCATTCCGATGGTGCCAGTCCTGTGCAACCCTCTGACGATTCGTTGGGGACGTTTCTTCCACTCTGTAAATTAA